A window of the Aliivibrio salmonicida LFI1238 genome harbors these coding sequences:
- the rsgA gene encoding ribosome small subunit-dependent GTPase A translates to MNLLPSLPQLGWRPFFQQQLTLEELTELRIGRVIEQHRSGVVVLSEQGQFNLLQTPNSDRVCVGDWVLFDEQLKLERGLERQSLFQRKAPGSKVDNQLIASNVDSLFIVCSLNNDFNLSRIERYLAMAKEADVEPVIILTKADLCDDSEEKRYQVQTLNRFMMVHAINALDSEHIKELTGYCAQGKTIALLGSSGVGKSTLVNALMGEDAQATGGIREDDSKGRHTTTSRAVKWMPQGGLLMDTPGMRELQLSDCEQGVSDTFHEITYFIDQCRFGNCTHNNEPGCAIQKALNEGELESRRFVSYQKLMREQALNSETLAEKRLKDRALGRMIHSVQTESRQRKKGY, encoded by the coding sequence ATGAATTTACTACCTTCATTGCCTCAACTTGGATGGCGTCCATTTTTCCAGCAGCAGCTAACGTTAGAGGAACTGACCGAACTGCGAATAGGTAGAGTGATAGAACAACATCGAAGTGGTGTGGTGGTATTGAGCGAACAAGGCCAATTTAATTTACTACAAACACCGAACAGTGATCGTGTGTGTGTTGGTGATTGGGTTTTGTTTGATGAGCAACTAAAGTTAGAAAGAGGGTTGGAACGCCAATCATTATTTCAACGTAAAGCACCGGGCTCTAAGGTGGATAACCAACTTATTGCCTCTAATGTTGATAGTTTATTTATTGTTTGTTCATTAAATAATGATTTCAATTTAAGCCGTATCGAGCGTTATTTAGCAATGGCTAAAGAAGCTGATGTAGAACCTGTGATCATACTGACTAAAGCAGATTTGTGTGATGACAGCGAGGAAAAACGCTACCAAGTACAAACGTTAAATCGATTCATGATGGTTCATGCGATAAATGCACTAGACAGTGAGCATATCAAAGAACTGACGGGATATTGTGCACAAGGAAAAACCATCGCGCTATTGGGCTCATCAGGTGTTGGGAAATCAACACTGGTTAATGCCTTAATGGGAGAAGACGCACAAGCAACTGGTGGTATTCGAGAAGATGATAGCAAAGGTCGACATACAACGACCTCACGCGCAGTGAAGTGGATGCCGCAAGGCGGTTTGTTAATGGATACTCCTGGAATGCGAGAGCTGCAATTAAGCGATTGTGAGCAAGGCGTGAGCGATACTTTCCATGAAATTACGTATTTCATTGACCAATGCCGTTTTGGGAACTGTACTCATAATAATGAGCCGGGTTGTGCAATCCAAAAAGCCTTGAATGAGGGGGAGCTAGAGTCTCGTCGTTTTGTCAGCTATCAAAAATTAATGCGTGAGCAAGCGTTGAACAGTGAAACGTTAGCAGAAAAACGCTTAAAAGACAGAGCGCTTGGTAGAATGATTCACTCTGTTCAAACAGAGTCTCGCCAACGTAAGAAAGGATACTAA
- a CDS encoding magnesium transporter — MNEFQDLSSQIDPLFNADPQQQVELLGEYVEHGLDNGSFARILEAFPVDQRVQLWRRLPLEMHIDVLTEMRADARVAILEALSEAELNFTLAKLDNLSLIEWAESLPEDIFSLALQLINRDELDLYDDAKQYEDDEVGHWADRKIATLPFNVSVGRAKKLLKTNLFESHQYMYLINRAHKFHGIVQYTDILIADDSIKINTLKIEDCLALNVHQPLSESIEAIEHSVVPSVAIIDDENTLIGQLDWQFAINTQREIYETRLMAGTGMDEGDDLFSPIFRSSKKRGLWLGINLLTAILASITIGLFEDVITQVVALAVLMPIVASMGGIAGSQTLTLMVRAMALNQITPGNRFTLLKNELGIGSINGLLWSLIIGGLAGAWFQSFTLGATISLAIIINIITAALFGVLIPITLDKFKLDPALAGSVILTTVTDVVGFFAFLGTASLVMM; from the coding sequence TTGAACGAATTCCAAGACTTATCATCCCAGATTGACCCCCTCTTTAATGCAGACCCACAGCAGCAAGTCGAATTACTCGGTGAGTACGTTGAACATGGCTTAGACAACGGTTCTTTTGCTCGCATTTTAGAAGCCTTTCCCGTTGATCAACGTGTGCAATTGTGGCGTCGTCTGCCATTAGAAATGCACATTGATGTATTAACTGAAATGCGTGCTGACGCACGTGTTGCTATTCTTGAAGCGCTATCAGAAGCTGAGCTAAATTTCACGCTCGCTAAACTGGATAACTTATCGTTAATTGAATGGGCAGAGTCTCTGCCTGAAGATATTTTCAGCCTTGCTTTGCAGCTTATCAACCGTGATGAGTTGGATCTATATGACGACGCAAAACAATACGAAGACGATGAAGTTGGGCATTGGGCTGATAGAAAAATTGCGACATTGCCTTTTAATGTCAGTGTTGGGCGAGCTAAAAAGCTGTTAAAAACCAATTTATTTGAATCTCATCAGTACATGTACTTAATTAACCGTGCTCATAAGTTTCACGGTATTGTGCAATACACCGATATTTTAATTGCTGACGATTCAATAAAAATAAATACCCTTAAAATTGAAGATTGCCTAGCGCTTAATGTGCATCAGCCATTAAGTGAAAGTATCGAAGCCATTGAACATTCCGTCGTACCCAGTGTGGCGATCATTGACGATGAGAATACGTTAATTGGCCAACTCGATTGGCAGTTTGCGATTAACACTCAACGTGAGATTTATGAAACTCGCTTAATGGCAGGTACGGGTATGGATGAAGGCGATGATCTATTCTCCCCTATCTTTCGAAGTTCTAAAAAACGTGGGCTGTGGCTAGGTATTAATTTATTAACCGCCATCCTCGCCTCAATTACGATTGGATTATTTGAAGATGTGATCACCCAAGTGGTTGCACTTGCGGTATTGATGCCGATTGTGGCTTCAATGGGCGGTATTGCTGGTAGTCAAACATTAACCTTAATGGTTCGTGCCATGGCGCTCAATCAAATCACCCCCGGTAACCGCTTTACCTTATTAAAAAATGAGTTGGGAATTGGATCAATTAACGGATTGTTATGGTCGTTGATTATCGGTGGCCTGGCTGGCGCATGGTTTCAATCGTTCACTTTGGGAGCCACCATCTCCCTTGCCATCATTATCAACATCATTACAGCGGCGCTATTTGGCGTCCTTATTCCTATCACATTAGATAAGTTTAAATTAGATCCTGCATTGGCCGGTTCCGTCATATTAACCACGGTTACTGATGTTGTAGGCTTCTTTGCTTTCTTAGGCACCGCAAGCCTTGTTATGATGTAA
- a CDS encoding glycine betaine ABC transporter substrate-binding protein has translation MKNKITLGVTNLSFHQLTASIITHVLVDMGFEVDRIYSSHQDNFEKLKLGDIDMLASAWLPSSHGIYKSDVEETVELLELGLHYKPYALWGVPDYIPEESVSEINDLLKPEVLSCMNKNIQGINPGAGITRFSIKMMDAYDLSHAGYIFHTGSEEDCFAAFEQAVENKEWVIVPLWKPQFLHHKYTIREISEPKGLLGIVDRAVLLLRQDRATYFTQEQIRRLDSLTFSNEIIAALDYQVSREGKDIDEVTKQWLNNQ, from the coding sequence ATGAAAAATAAAATAACCCTCGGGGTCACTAATCTTTCTTTTCATCAGTTAACCGCATCGATAATTACTCATGTATTAGTTGATATGGGATTCGAAGTAGATCGAATTTACTCCTCACATCAAGACAACTTTGAGAAATTAAAATTAGGCGACATTGATATGCTGGCTTCTGCTTGGCTTCCCTCTAGTCACGGTATATATAAATCTGATGTAGAAGAGACGGTAGAGTTACTTGAATTAGGGCTGCATTATAAGCCATACGCACTCTGGGGCGTACCAGATTACATCCCAGAAGAATCCGTATCTGAAATAAATGATTTATTAAAACCTGAAGTGCTTTCATGCATGAATAAAAACATTCAAGGCATTAACCCAGGTGCTGGTATTACTCGATTTTCTATCAAAATGATGGATGCATACGACTTAAGTCATGCAGGTTACATCTTCCATACAGGAAGTGAAGAAGATTGCTTTGCCGCATTCGAACAAGCCGTTGAGAATAAAGAATGGGTTATCGTTCCATTATGGAAGCCACAATTTTTACACCATAAATACACTATTCGTGAAATTTCCGAGCCAAAAGGTTTATTAGGTATCGTCGATCGCGCCGTGTTATTACTCCGACAAGATCGCGCAACTTATTTCACTCAAGAACAAATTCGAAGATTAGATTCACTTACATTCTCCAATGAGATTATCGCGGCTCTCGACTATCAAGTTTCCCGAGAAGGAAAAGATATCGATGAAGTAACCAAGCAATGGCTTAATAATCAGTAA
- a CDS encoding universal stress protein produces the protein MKNIIACIDGSTFTFATCEASAWVAKKVDAPLVLLHALDKTMRPVVSELSGQIGLGSQEELLNELADLDEARSKIALKHGNKLLEEAKTWASKEGVSDVRKLQRHGNLLDSLIDLENEIRVLVIGKSGEESSINKTIGSQLESVIRSISAHILVVSEPFAVPNSYLIAFDGSPTSHKLIEKAMKTPLLVGLECHLVMVDDSGNKSTEFEQAATQLRDAGLSVNESILAGSVDEALLTYQQQHQIGLFVMGAYGHSKLRQFFVGSNTTEVLAKSKVPILVIR, from the coding sequence ATGAAAAATATAATAGCGTGTATTGATGGTTCTACATTCACGTTCGCCACGTGTGAAGCGAGTGCGTGGGTGGCAAAAAAGGTCGATGCACCACTTGTTCTATTGCACGCACTTGATAAAACCATGAGACCCGTCGTGAGTGAGTTGTCAGGTCAAATAGGATTAGGAAGCCAAGAAGAGTTGCTTAATGAACTGGCCGATCTTGATGAAGCTCGCAGTAAAATAGCACTTAAACACGGTAATAAATTACTGGAAGAAGCAAAGACGTGGGCATCTAAAGAGGGCGTGAGTGATGTCCGTAAATTGCAACGACATGGAAATCTACTTGATAGCCTCATTGATTTAGAAAATGAAATTAGGGTGTTAGTGATAGGTAAATCAGGTGAAGAGAGCAGCATTAACAAAACAATAGGCTCACAACTTGAAAGTGTTATTCGATCTATTAGCGCGCATATTTTGGTTGTTAGTGAGCCGTTTGCTGTGCCTAATTCTTATCTGATTGCTTTTGATGGTAGCCCAACCAGTCATAAACTGATTGAAAAAGCGATGAAGACGCCGTTGTTAGTTGGTTTAGAATGTCACTTAGTGATGGTTGATGATTCAGGCAATAAGAGTACGGAGTTTGAACAAGCAGCAACGCAGTTGCGAGACGCAGGCCTTAGCGTTAATGAAAGCATATTGGCGGGATCGGTTGATGAAGCGTTACTTACGTATCAACAACAACATCAGATCGGTTTGTTTGTTATGGGGGCGTATGGGCATTCTAAATTGAGACAGTTTTTTGTTGGTAGCAATACAACGGAAGTGTTGGCGAAAAGTAAGGTTCCGATCTTAGTCATTCGTTAG
- a CDS encoding SulP family inorganic anion transporter, producing MLKNFKIDWMSNVRGDLLAGIVVALALIPEVIAFSIIAGVDPKIGLYASFSISVVIAFTGGRSGMISAATGAMALLMVTLVKEHGLEYLLAVTVLTGILQILAGYLKLGSLMRFVSRSVVTGFVNALAILIFMAQLPELTNVTWHVYAMTAAGLGIIYLFPYLPVIGKLIPSPLVCIVVLTAISMSFNIDIRTVGDMGNLPDTLPIFLWPDVPLNLETLLIILPYSIGLAVVGLLESMMTATIVDDLTDTTSDKNRECKGQGLANIFTGFLGGMAGCAMIGQSMINIKSGGRGRLSTLSAGVFLLIMVVFLGPWLKQIPMAALVAVMIMVAIGTFSWSSITDLRKHPISTNIVMLATVIIVVMTHNLALGVLVGVLLASLFFANKISRMMVIKNNTDKNEPRKYTVIGQVFFASSDKFITSFDFKEVIESVTIDLSAAHFWDVTSVSALDKVVVKFRREGTHVDLIGMNEATLTIVDKFGVHDKPEEVEKLLAGH from the coding sequence ATGTTAAAAAATTTCAAAATTGATTGGATGTCTAATGTCCGTGGCGACTTGCTTGCGGGTATCGTTGTTGCTCTTGCTTTAATTCCTGAAGTTATCGCCTTTTCTATTATCGCAGGTGTTGACCCTAAAATTGGGTTGTACGCTTCTTTCAGCATTTCGGTTGTTATTGCTTTCACTGGAGGTCGTTCTGGGATGATCTCTGCAGCTACCGGTGCAATGGCACTATTGATGGTCACGTTAGTTAAAGAACACGGATTAGAATACCTGCTTGCCGTTACTGTACTTACTGGAATATTGCAGATTTTAGCGGGTTATTTAAAACTGGGCAGCTTGATGCGTTTTGTTTCTCGCTCAGTGGTTACAGGTTTTGTGAATGCGTTAGCCATATTGATTTTTATGGCGCAACTTCCTGAATTAACAAATGTAACTTGGCATGTTTACGCCATGACAGCCGCCGGTTTAGGGATTATCTACCTGTTCCCATACCTACCGGTGATAGGTAAATTAATCCCTTCGCCTTTGGTGTGTATCGTTGTATTAACCGCCATTTCGATGTCATTTAATATTGATATTCGTACTGTGGGAGACATGGGAAATCTGCCAGATACCTTACCAATTTTCTTATGGCCTGATGTACCTTTAAACCTAGAAACGCTATTGATTATCTTGCCGTATTCTATTGGTTTGGCTGTGGTGGGTCTATTAGAATCCATGATGACAGCAACGATTGTCGATGATCTCACCGATACCACCAGCGATAAAAACCGCGAGTGTAAAGGCCAAGGGCTTGCCAATATCTTTACGGGTTTTCTTGGTGGTATGGCGGGTTGTGCGATGATCGGACAATCAATGATTAACATAAAGTCGGGCGGCCGTGGACGTTTATCTACACTTTCAGCAGGTGTGTTTTTATTGATTATGGTGGTATTTCTTGGCCCGTGGTTGAAGCAAATACCAATGGCGGCCTTAGTTGCCGTGATGATAATGGTCGCTATCGGTACTTTCTCATGGAGTTCAATTACTGATTTAAGAAAGCACCCAATATCAACGAATATTGTTATGTTAGCCACGGTGATTATTGTGGTAATGACGCATAATTTAGCGCTTGGTGTTCTGGTTGGCGTGTTGCTTGCCTCATTATTCTTTGCCAATAAAATTAGCCGTATGATGGTGATAAAGAATAATACGGATAAGAATGAACCTCGTAAATATACCGTAATAGGGCAAGTGTTCTTTGCTTCATCAGATAAGTTTATAACGTCGTTTGATTTTAAAGAAGTGATAGAAAGCGTAACGATTGATTTATCGGCAGCGCATTTCTGGGATGTTACTTCTGTCTCCGCTTTAGATAAAGTGGTGGTCAAATTTCGTCGAGAAGGCACTCACGTTGATCTGATTGGGATGAATGAAGCGACCCTGACTATCGTGGATAAATTTGGTGTGCATGACAAACCAGAAGAAGTCGAAAAACTATTGGCCGGACATTAA
- a CDS encoding DMT family transporter — MINILSLFTLAALWGGSFLFVRIAANPLGPAVLIETRVAFAALTLLVVSFFLKKSLQFTSNLKHFFILGLFNSALPFLLFAYSAQVLNVSTLAILNSSAPIWGAIIGAVWTRTWLTKEVVFGLVLGMIGVSVLVGWEAINVGDEAIIPMITALMGAFSYGIATNYAKNAPSVEPFNNAHGSMWASVILVLPLVPFIQVRETISSDTMLSVFALGAVCTGLAYLLYFRLINELGASSALSVTFLIPAFGILWGYLFLGETVGINAIIGTILVVTGTMFVTGFYRKLLPRKLM; from the coding sequence ATGATTAATATATTAAGCCTATTTACCTTGGCTGCTTTATGGGGTGGTTCGTTTTTATTTGTCAGAATTGCAGCCAACCCTCTTGGGCCTGCTGTCTTGATTGAAACTCGTGTTGCTTTTGCGGCATTAACCTTATTAGTCGTTTCATTCTTTCTTAAAAAATCACTGCAGTTCACTTCTAATCTAAAGCATTTCTTTATTTTAGGGTTATTTAATTCAGCCTTACCTTTTTTATTGTTTGCGTATTCCGCTCAGGTGTTAAATGTCTCAACATTAGCGATATTAAACTCTAGTGCCCCGATCTGGGGAGCCATTATTGGCGCAGTTTGGACTCGAACTTGGCTAACCAAAGAAGTCGTATTTGGTTTGGTTCTAGGTATGATTGGAGTGAGTGTTCTTGTTGGTTGGGAAGCCATTAATGTTGGTGATGAAGCAATTATTCCAATGATTACGGCTTTGATGGGGGCGTTTAGTTACGGTATTGCAACTAATTACGCAAAGAATGCCCCAAGTGTTGAACCCTTTAATAATGCGCACGGCAGTATGTGGGCTTCTGTAATCTTGGTGCTACCGTTGGTTCCTTTTATTCAAGTAAGAGAAACAATTAGCTCAGATACTATGTTGTCAGTATTTGCGCTTGGTGCGGTCTGCACCGGTCTTGCGTATTTATTGTATTTCCGATTAATTAATGAGTTAGGTGCCTCTTCTGCGCTTTCAGTGACTTTCCTTATTCCTGCGTTTGGTATTTTGTGGGGCTATTTATTCTTAGGGGAAACCGTTGGAATTAATGCCATTATAGGTACTATTTTAGTTGTGACTGGAACCATGTTTGTAACGGGTTTTTATAGGAAGTTGCTGCCTAGAAAATTGATGTAA
- a CDS encoding nuclear transport factor 2 family protein yields MTQEQILAACKAGISAWQQAFNSQDAAGCAAQYAEGTVMEARPFGTFTGREEIQAFWQNIMDQGFADVDYTEVKWEPIDEDGYLLTANWTMNKAFGVVHSEHWTIQEDGKARLIADDFEVQGER; encoded by the coding sequence ATGACTCAAGAACAAATTTTAGCGGCATGTAAAGCAGGCATTTCAGCGTGGCAGCAAGCGTTTAACTCTCAAGATGCCGCCGGTTGTGCAGCGCAATACGCGGAAGGTACCGTTATGGAGGCTCGTCCATTTGGAACGTTTACTGGCCGTGAAGAGATCCAAGCGTTTTGGCAAAACATCATGGATCAAGGCTTTGCTGATGTTGATTATACAGAGGTTAAATGGGAACCTATCGATGAAGATGGTTATCTATTAACGGCTAATTGGACGATGAACAAAGCATTTGGTGTTGTACACAGCGAGCATTGGACAATTCAAGAAGATGGTAAAGCCCGCTTAATTGCTGATGATTTTGAAGTACAAGGTGAGCGCTAA
- a CDS encoding LysR family transcriptional regulator: protein MNKLKQMTLFMTIVETGSITKAADKLELSKSVISQHLKQLENDLSVPLLKRTTRKQVLTTSGEHFYLQCCEMHQLAEKAWSDILH from the coding sequence ATGAACAAACTAAAACAAATGACACTCTTTATGACCATCGTTGAAACCGGTTCTATTACTAAAGCGGCAGATAAACTTGAACTATCAAAATCCGTCATTAGCCAGCACTTAAAACAACTAGAGAATGATCTCTCCGTTCCATTATTAAAACGTACTACTCGTAAACAAGTATTAACGACTTCTGGTGAGCACTTTTATCTGCAATGTTGCGAGATGCATCAGTTAGCCGAAAAAGCATGGAGTGATATCTTACACTAG
- a CDS encoding IS91-like element ISVsa9 family transposase produces MHAYKPLKQLFNSQNNWLKFLHNNKANLRAVVIENVTKMLSCGTAAFGSREYHCCNPDCTHIKYIHQTCKSRACSSCGMKATERWIQKQQHVFPECEYQHITFTLPNTLWPIFRHNRWLLNKLFKCAANILLGWAKDKGIDVGIFCALHTYGRKLNWNTHLHLSVTRGGICERTGLWKPIYFQMKTTEPCWRAAIVSLLGKAYYELDLSSEECPYIRNKTDWSRFLSSQYNRRWKLHFAKKTNNVKPTMNYLGRYLKRPPISASRLSHYAKGGMITFNYLDHRTGTTDSLTLSPEEMIRRIVEHYPDKHFKMIRYYGFLSMRRRGEALPRVYAALGMTIEAEPKMPGYAAMLKGYVKVDPYECILCESRLVFTNFRVGNSVNDLVTHAIVQSELRAA; encoded by the coding sequence ATGCACGCATATAAACCCCTGAAACAATTATTTAATAGTCAAAATAACTGGCTTAAATTTCTTCATAATAACAAAGCTAACCTAAGAGCGGTCGTGATTGAAAATGTCACAAAGATGCTGTCCTGTGGGACAGCGGCTTTTGGCTCTCGCGAATATCATTGTTGCAACCCTGACTGTACCCATATCAAATATATTCACCAAACCTGTAAATCTCGAGCGTGCAGTAGCTGTGGCATGAAAGCCACAGAGCGATGGATACAAAAGCAACAACATGTCTTCCCTGAATGCGAATATCAACACATCACCTTTACCCTTCCAAACACGCTATGGCCTATCTTTCGTCATAACCGTTGGCTGTTAAATAAATTATTCAAATGTGCTGCAAACATTCTGCTGGGATGGGCAAAAGATAAAGGAATAGATGTCGGTATCTTTTGTGCTCTTCATACTTACGGTCGAAAACTGAATTGGAATACGCACTTACATTTATCGGTCACTCGTGGGGGAATTTGTGAACGTACCGGTTTATGGAAACCCATTTACTTCCAAATGAAAACGACAGAGCCTTGTTGGAGAGCGGCTATCGTCAGTTTATTGGGTAAGGCTTATTATGAGCTTGATTTATCAAGCGAAGAATGCCCCTATATCCGTAATAAAACGGATTGGTCACGCTTTTTAAGCAGTCAATATAATCGTCGTTGGAAGCTTCATTTTGCTAAAAAGACAAATAATGTAAAACCGACGATGAACTATCTTGGTCGGTATTTAAAACGGCCCCCGATTTCAGCGTCACGTTTAAGTCATTACGCCAAAGGCGGAATGATAACGTTTAATTATTTAGACCATCGAACAGGAACAACAGACAGCCTAACATTATCACCAGAAGAGATGATAAGACGGATAGTAGAGCACTATCCTGATAAACATTTCAAGATGATCCGATACTACGGTTTTTTATCAATGCGTCGTCGTGGAGAAGCTCTGCCTAGAGTTTATGCAGCTTTAGGTATGACAATAGAAGCTGAGCCGAAAATGCCAGGGTATGCCGCAATGTTAAAAGGATATGTAAAAGTAGATCCGTACGAATGTATTTTATGTGAAAGTCGTCTGGTGTTTACGAATTTCCGAGTCGGAAATTCGGTCAATGATTTAGTCACCCATGCGATAGTTCAGTCAGAATTGAGGGCAGCATAA
- the tnpB gene encoding IS66 family insertion sequence element accessory protein TnpB (TnpB, as the term is used for proteins encoded by IS66 family insertion elements, is considered an accessory protein, since TnpC, encoded by a neighboring gene, is a DDE family transposase.), with protein sequence MNVFTDVSTIYLHRDFVDFRKAINGLVVIVEQEMQLSPFSDALFIFCNKPRDKLKILYWDKTGFALWYKRLDEDRFKWPRNINNDTLALSEQQLTLLLQGFDILGHQPVHYQTTL encoded by the coding sequence ATGAATGTATTTACTGATGTTTCCACCATTTATCTTCATCGTGATTTTGTCGATTTTCGCAAGGCCATTAATGGCCTTGTCGTGATTGTTGAGCAAGAAATGCAACTATCACCGTTTAGTGATGCTCTATTTATATTTTGCAATAAGCCTCGTGATAAACTCAAAATATTGTATTGGGATAAAACAGGATTCGCTTTATGGTACAAGCGATTAGATGAAGACCGCTTCAAATGGCCACGAAATATAAATAACGATACGTTAGCATTATCAGAGCAGCAACTGACACTGCTATTACAAGGTTTTGATATCTTAGGACATCAACCGGTACATTATCAAACAACCCTTTAA
- the tnpA gene encoding IS66 family insertion sequence element accessory protein TnpA, whose amino-acid sequence MQKDKKRTPEQWHALFESQQSSKLSAAEFCRNHNILPKTFSARKARWKQKINASTFLKVEALTSTIIATPQLPDIQLSIGKLRLTLPANTEPHWIGLLLKGYQS is encoded by the coding sequence ATGCAAAAAGATAAAAAGAGAACACCAGAGCAATGGCACGCTCTATTTGAATCTCAGCAATCTAGCAAGCTTAGTGCCGCTGAATTTTGTCGTAACCATAATATTCTGCCAAAGACATTTAGTGCACGTAAAGCACGATGGAAACAAAAGATTAACGCTTCTACTTTCTTGAAAGTAGAAGCGTTAACATCAACTATCATCGCCACTCCACAATTACCAGATATTCAACTTTCTATCGGAAAATTGCGATTAACATTGCCAGCTAATACTGAACCTCACTGGATAGGACTCTTATTAAAAGGGTATCAATCATGA
- a CDS encoding IS982-like element ISVsa6 family transposase: MNKLVDIFCDVDDFCYQFLSQWEKYLVEASERKRKRQSVMSTSECMTIVIAFHQSNHRDFKNFYIGLVHQYWKGYFPNLLSYTRFVSKMPSLIAPMCAYFQSIKGKPTGIAFVDSTSLKVCHNIRIPRHKVFDGVAKRGKGTMGWFFGFKLHLLINHLGEIISLKITAGNVNDRTPVPDLCKELSGKLYADKGYIGKKLSESLKNSDVDLVTTSRKNMKAKEISAFDKAMLSKRYIIETINDQLKNISQIEHSRHRSVTGFMLNVISGVVAYCLKKQKPRIKLSECEFELILA, from the coding sequence ATGAATAAATTAGTTGATATATTTTGTGATGTCGATGATTTTTGTTATCAATTCTTATCTCAATGGGAAAAATACCTTGTTGAGGCTAGTGAGAGAAAAAGAAAACGTCAGTCAGTAATGTCTACTAGTGAATGTATGACTATTGTCATCGCTTTTCATCAATCAAATCATAGAGATTTCAAGAACTTCTATATCGGGTTAGTTCATCAATATTGGAAAGGATACTTTCCAAATTTACTTAGCTACACTCGATTTGTGAGCAAAATGCCTAGCCTAATCGCCCCAATGTGTGCCTATTTTCAATCTATCAAAGGTAAGCCGACTGGCATTGCTTTTGTTGACTCCACGAGTCTTAAAGTATGCCATAACATTCGAATTCCTCGCCATAAAGTCTTTGATGGTGTTGCGAAAAGAGGAAAAGGTACCATGGGATGGTTTTTCGGCTTCAAACTTCATTTATTGATTAACCATCTTGGAGAAATTATTTCGCTGAAAATCACAGCTGGCAATGTAAATGATAGGACTCCTGTACCTGATTTATGCAAAGAACTCTCGGGGAAATTGTACGCTGATAAAGGGTACATAGGTAAAAAGTTGAGTGAGAGCTTAAAGAACTCTGATGTCGATTTAGTGACTACCTCGCGAAAAAACATGAAAGCAAAAGAGATAAGTGCTTTTGATAAGGCTATGTTATCAAAGAGATACATTATCGAAACGATAAATGACCAATTGAAGAATATCTCTCAAATTGAACATAGCCGTCATCGTAGCGTGACTGGTTTCATGCTAAATGTAATTTCAGGCGTTGTGGCTTATTGTTTAAAAAAACAAAAGCCACGAATTAAGCTATCAGAATGTGAATTTGAACTAATCCTCGCTTAA